The genomic region ATTTGATTGTCTTGTAGCGACAGAGCTTTGTAATCAATACTCTGAGCGTCCAAGGTACGTTTAACCTTGTCCAGCGTACCTGCTTCTACGGTCGCACCGCGAGCTGCAGAGATTTGTACGGCTGGATCTTCACCATATAAGTTTGGTGACGCATACAACGCACAAACGGCGACCACGAAGATCACCATCAGCGTTTTCCAAATTGGGTTTTTATTCAGCACAATCGGCTCCTGCCGAGTTGGTTATAGAGACTTCATCGTCCCTTTAGGCAACAACGCAGAAATAGCACCTTTCTGAACTGTAACTTCGAGGTTTTCAGCTAAAGCAACAATCACAAAATCTTTCTCGTCTGTGACTTTAACAATTTTACCTACCAGTCCACCGTTGGTGAGAACTTCTTCACCTTTCTTCAACGAGCTGACCAACGTTTTATGATCTTTCACTCGTTTTGCTTGAGGGCGATAAACCATGAAATAGAAAATCACGGCGAACATAGCGAGCATGAAAATCAATTCCATACCACCACCTTGAGCAGCTGCTCCGTCTTGTGCCCATGCATTGGCGATAAAAAGACTCATGAATACTTCCTTACTTTAGTTACTTGTTGAATTAGGTTCAGCTTCCAGCGACGGTACTTCACGTCCCCGGCGAGCATAAAAGTCTGCGACAAAGTCGTCTAATTTACCCTGCTCAATGGCATCACGTAAACCTTGCATCACACGCTGATAAAATCTCAGGTTATGAATGGTGTTCAAGCGTGAGCCTAAGATCTCATTGCACTTGTCCAAATGATGTAGGTACGAAGTGCTGTAATTCTTACAGGTATAGCAATCACATTCTGGGTCTAAAGGCCCCAAATTATCTTTGTGTTTGGCATTGCGGATTTTTACCACACCATCAGACACAAACAAATGGCCATTTCGGGCATTTCGGGTCGGCATCACGCAATCAAACATATCAACGCCACGTCGAACACCTTCTACCAAGTCTTCTGGCTTTCCTACTCCCATCAGATATCGGGGCTTGTCCTCAGGAATCAAGGGGGTGGTGTGATTCAATATGCGAATCATGTCTTCTTTGGGTTCCCCCACAGACAATCCACCAATAGCATAACCATCAAATCCAATGTCGGTCAGCCCTGCAAGCGACACTTCACGCAAGGGTTCGTGCATACCGCCTTGAATAATACCAAATAGTGCATTGGGGTTTTCGAGCTTGTCGAACTGATCTCGGCTACGCTTGGCCCAACGCAATGACATTTCCATCGACGTTTTAGCTTCATCGAATGTTGCGGGGTATGGCGTACACTCGTCAAAAATCATCACAATGTCTGAACCCAGAGACGTTTGAACGTCCATCGACCCTTCTGGAGTTAAGAAAATCTTGTCACCGTTGACGGGCGAACGAAAGGCAACGCCCTCTTCTGTGATCTTACGAATATCGCCCAAGCTAAATACTTGGAACCCACCTGAGTCGGTTAAGATTGGGCCTTGCCAATTCATAAAGTCATGCAAGTCACCATGCTTCTCTATGATATCGACGCCCGGACGAAGCCAGAGGTGAAAGGTGTTACCCAGCAAAATTTGAGCCCCGGTCTCGGTGACTTCCTCTGGCGTCATACCTTTTACAGTGCCGTACGTGCCAACCGGCATGAACGCTGGCGTTTCTACAACACCTCGGTCAAACGTTAGCCGGCCTCGGCGCGCTTTGCCGTCGGTGTTTATTAGTTCGTATTTCATAAAACCTCGCTAATCGGAAATACAGTCCAATGCGGTTATTGAGTTTGACGGGTAATGAACATGGCATCCCCGTAACTAAAAAATCGATATTGTTCTGCAACAGCCTGTTGATAGGCCTGCATGGTGTGATCATAGCCTGCAAAAGCGCTGACTAACATGATCAAAGTCGACTGAGGCAAGTGAAAGTTCGTCACCATTGCATCAATCAATTGAAATGTATAACCCGGATAAATAAAGATGCTGGTGTCTTGGCAGAACGGCTGAAGGGCTCCGCCCTCAGTCATGCTGGCCTGCGCCGCTGATTCAAGTGAACGCACAGAGGTTGTACCGACCGCAATCACTCGGCCGCCATTGGCTTTGGTTTGCGTGATTAATTCAACGGTCGATTCAGGCACATCGGCCCATTCGGAATGCATCACATGCTCTTCTATGCTTTCTACTCGGACGGGTTGAAATGTACCAGCGCCCACATGTAAAGTCACAAAACCAACGTTTGCGCCCTTGGCTTTAATTGCCTCGATCAGTTCATCGGTAAAATGCAAACCTGCGGTTGGGGCAGCTACCGCACCGGGCTTGTCGTTATAAACCGTTTGGTAGCGTTCGCGGTCGCTTTCTTCGTCCGGACGGTCAATGTAAGGCGGCAGCGGCATGTGACCAATCTCATGGAGTACATCGAGCCATGTCAGATGATCCGCCAATTGCAGTTCAAATAATGCATCTTGGCGACCCACCACTTGCGCTGAAACCTTATCTTCTAGAATAATTTCCGAACCAGGCTTGGGTGATTTACTACTTCTAACATGGGCTAACGCAAGCTGCGGAGAGACAATACGCTCCACCAGCACTTCGAGCTTGCCGCCAGAAGCC from Echinimonas agarilytica harbors:
- the yajC gene encoding preprotein translocase subunit YajC, with amino-acid sequence MSLFIANAWAQDGAAAQGGGMELIFMLAMFAVIFYFMVYRPQAKRVKDHKTLVSSLKKGEEVLTNGGLVGKIVKVTDEKDFVIVALAENLEVTVQKGAISALLPKGTMKSL
- the tgt gene encoding tRNA guanosine(34) transglycosylase Tgt — encoded protein: MKYELINTDGKARRGRLTFDRGVVETPAFMPVGTYGTVKGMTPEEVTETGAQILLGNTFHLWLRPGVDIIEKHGDLHDFMNWQGPILTDSGGFQVFSLGDIRKITEEGVAFRSPVNGDKIFLTPEGSMDVQTSLGSDIVMIFDECTPYPATFDEAKTSMEMSLRWAKRSRDQFDKLENPNALFGIIQGGMHEPLREVSLAGLTDIGFDGYAIGGLSVGEPKEDMIRILNHTTPLIPEDKPRYLMGVGKPEDLVEGVRRGVDMFDCVMPTRNARNGHLFVSDGVVKIRNAKHKDNLGPLDPECDCYTCKNYSTSYLHHLDKCNEILGSRLNTIHNLRFYQRVMQGLRDAIEQGKLDDFVADFYARRGREVPSLEAEPNSTSN
- the queA gene encoding tRNA preQ1(34) S-adenosylmethionine ribosyltransferase-isomerase QueA; protein product: MKVADFSFELPDELIARYPQPDRSASRLLTLDGNSGQLQHKKFTDLVGLIAPGDLLIFNDTRVIPARAFGRKASGGKLEVLVERIVSPQLALAHVRSSKSPKPGSEIILEDKVSAQVVGRQDALFELQLADHLTWLDVLHEIGHMPLPPYIDRPDEESDRERYQTVYNDKPGAVAAPTAGLHFTDELIEAIKAKGANVGFVTLHVGAGTFQPVRVESIEEHVMHSEWADVPESTVELITQTKANGGRVIAVGTTSVRSLESAAQASMTEGGALQPFCQDTSIFIYPGYTFQLIDAMVTNFHLPQSTLIMLVSAFAGYDHTMQAYQQAVAEQYRFFSYGDAMFITRQTQ